In the genome of Enterococcus hirae ATCC 9790, one region contains:
- a CDS encoding LicD family protein encodes MYSNDPELRNVQQVVLEIAQYFVDFCNKHDLLCYFCGGGCIGSIRHQGFIPWDDDLDFFMPRQDYEKIKELWPKYADVERYPLLVASENYNDHNSFMTIRDANTTFVKTYQEGMAIPHGIPIDIFPLDGAPEKSAQRKIQKMWALVYALFCSQVVPEKHGGMMATGSKVLLSTFSSPKIRYKIWRFAEKQMSKYSFGSTPYVTELCVGPKYMGNIYHLEDFKSAIVVPFEETKMPIPVGYDRYLKQVFGDYMQLPPEEEQQPHHEAVLVDTKKAYKVNDTV; translated from the coding sequence ATGTATAGTAATGATCCTGAATTAAGAAATGTCCAGCAGGTAGTGTTAGAAATCGCTCAATATTTTGTCGATTTTTGTAATAAACACGACCTACTTTGTTATTTTTGTGGTGGTGGCTGTATTGGCTCTATCCGTCATCAAGGTTTTATTCCTTGGGATGATGACTTGGATTTTTTTATGCCTAGACAAGATTATGAAAAAATAAAAGAACTATGGCCAAAATATGCTGATGTTGAACGCTATCCGCTATTGGTTGCTTCTGAGAATTACAATGATCATAATTCATTTATGACCATTCGAGATGCAAATACCACATTTGTCAAAACGTATCAAGAAGGAATGGCTATTCCTCATGGTATACCGATTGATATTTTTCCTTTGGACGGTGCGCCTGAAAAAAGTGCGCAACGGAAAATCCAAAAAATGTGGGCGCTCGTTTATGCATTGTTTTGTTCTCAGGTTGTGCCCGAAAAACATGGAGGAATGATGGCAACAGGTAGCAAGGTGCTTTTAAGTACGTTCTCTTCGCCCAAAATCCGCTATAAGATTTGGCGTTTTGCAGAAAAACAAATGAGTAAGTACTCATTCGGATCGACACCTTATGTCACAGAATTATGTGTCGGACCTAAATATATGGGAAATATTTACCATTTGGAAGATTTTAAATCAGCGATTGTTGTTCCCTTTGAAGAGACAAAAATGCCAATTCCTGTTGGATATGACCGCTATTTGAAACAGGTCTTTGGTGACTACATGCAATTGCCCCCTGAAGAAGAACAACAGCCTCATCATGAAGCTGTTCTTGTTGATACTAAAAAAGCTTACAAAGTAAACGATACAGTATGA
- a CDS encoding glycosyltransferase family 2 protein encodes MSNPKFSIVIPIYNAESTIARTIASLKEFDFTDYEVLLINDGSTDQTEAIITRLIENDPKFRLITTANQGPGLARNEGIMQAQGTYILFFDADDTPKKEVLSDYDKLLAKHPDTDLIVSSFIFRTMDGEQIISEKENLVTEHHYQSHDSFIKDMYRLMNDQLMYVVWNKCYRRDILKQNQLLFKGYNSCEDRIFNLHYYKYCQNVLMNPKISYIYEFEGGKGITNQYRPNKFSTFKEFYQLANEVTNEVDKPGMAALHLKGTTSVIFSIYGTSTRTAKEKKAEAKQILTDPTIVEAKKIACTDSTVKKVTKQLYNLPCSFFLTAVRIGSFVEIKMPGLMATLKRVY; translated from the coding sequence ATGAGTAACCCAAAATTTAGTATCGTCATACCCATTTATAATGCTGAAAGCACGATTGCTCGTACGATCGCATCTTTAAAAGAATTTGATTTTACTGATTATGAAGTTTTGTTAATCAATGATGGTTCGACAGATCAAACGGAAGCAATCATTACGAGACTTATTGAGAACGACCCTAAATTTCGACTGATCACAACGGCTAATCAAGGGCCTGGTTTAGCAAGAAATGAAGGGATTATGCAAGCCCAAGGAACTTACATCTTATTTTTTGATGCGGATGATACGCCGAAAAAAGAAGTTTTATCTGATTATGACAAGCTTTTAGCTAAACATCCAGACACCGATTTGATCGTTAGTTCATTTATCTTTCGAACGATGGACGGAGAACAGATTATTTCAGAAAAAGAAAATTTAGTGACGGAGCATCATTATCAAAGTCATGATAGTTTTATAAAAGACATGTATCGATTAATGAACGATCAGTTGATGTATGTAGTTTGGAATAAATGTTATCGAAGGGATATTTTAAAACAGAATCAGCTTCTTTTTAAAGGATACAATAGCTGTGAAGACCGTATTTTTAATTTGCATTATTATAAATATTGTCAAAATGTCCTGATGAACCCGAAGATTTCTTATATTTATGAATTTGAAGGTGGCAAAGGAATCACGAATCAGTACCGTCCCAATAAATTTAGTACCTTCAAAGAGTTCTACCAATTAGCAAATGAAGTGACGAATGAAGTCGATAAGCCAGGAATGGCAGCTCTCCATTTAAAAGGAACGACGTCGGTCATCTTTTCTATCTATGGCACTTCGACACGGACAGCAAAAGAAAAAAAAGCTGAAGCAAAGCAAATATTAACGGATCCAACTATTGTTGAGGCGAAAAAAATTGCTTGCACCGACTCTACAGTAAAAAAAGTAACGAAGCAATTGTATAACCTGCCTTGTTCATTCTTTTTAACTGCTGTACGCATCGGAAGTTTTGTTGAAATAAAGATGCCAGGATTGATGGCAACACTAAAACGAGTGTATTAA
- a CDS encoding DUF5776 domain-containing protein codes for MKRIFSGVLLCTLLLNSSISNTYAIENIAKTSQSSQEQKAMNEVGTEEKQMNDSYDSATLTTTNDTKQSDSSTTTETSTAETSSTESSMTSSSTIPTQESTSTSGSETANSTSDSTEVQPDASQGDSREDAELGKRGTNHKKGTYAMQPSGSQYGIMTRMREPDSVYADNPNLPRKDFIDVASWNGTISVAEYQKIKSYGVTGVTVKLTEGTSYTNPYAQSQINNAKAAGLSVSAYHYSLYTSVQTAQAEAKYFAQAASKFGLPKNAIMFDDAEDPNLISNGRDTQKNALAFNQQLKNLGYSNAALYLSRGWLDSGYINPAPFNKERIWVAQYPYTPTQSMQWNNDYGAWQWSSKMYFPGLANYQSRPFDMSMIYSSFFGTPNTGTGPDLNKYYTTNPGRVILKKDDCFYNDVNFTSPGMTVKENTLVTVKSIQTTASGIPRLFTDHGYLTANKSYVVAAQSNIDSYFTTNPKKVRLKTDDYFYADTAFTQRLNKVTKGTVVEVESLAYTDSGIFRLKTKNGYLTANKNLVEQYRDISDMYYMTNPGQVIAQTNDRFYQDVEFTKPGESVSAGTVIKVTGIEKTKSGIPRLKTNKGFYTANRDYVIATVASIDNYYTKNPVRIVMKANDTYYRDTDFLHKGKAVTKGSLVSVTGVVYREGQVPRLLTPDGYLTANKEYVQEVPDNISNYYYSNPGYVVMKTNDTYYHDVNFSQKGEAVSKNELIEVQNVVFTSGGIPRLKTAKGYLTANRGYVTQLVSDSDNYFIENPRKIVMLRDDRYYSDIDFKQPSTAIAKGTVIDVLGIEYTAGGIPRLKTNKGYVTANKGYVTAAANANDNYFVTNPKRVQLLMNDYYYKDLSFTQKGAAISKGTIVEIQSIEYTPSGLPRLKTADGYVTANKKYVQKVN; via the coding sequence ATGAAACGGATTTTTTCTGGTGTACTTTTATGTACATTATTATTAAATAGCTCTATTTCCAATACTTATGCAATTGAAAATATAGCTAAAACTTCTCAATCTAGTCAAGAACAGAAGGCTATGAATGAAGTGGGAACTGAAGAAAAGCAAATGAACGACTCGTATGATTCAGCAACACTTACCACAACTAACGATACAAAACAATCGGATAGTTCGACAACTACGGAAACATCTACGGCTGAGACTTCTTCGACAGAATCCAGTATGACCAGCAGCTCGACAATCCCCACTCAAGAAAGTACCAGCACTTCGGGTTCCGAGACCGCCAATTCTACGAGTGATTCTACCGAGGTCCAACCAGATGCTAGTCAAGGTGATTCAAGAGAAGATGCTGAACTCGGGAAAAGAGGGACAAACCATAAAAAAGGTACTTATGCCATGCAACCGTCTGGCAGTCAGTATGGGATTATGACGAGAATGAGGGAACCTGATAGTGTATATGCCGATAATCCTAATTTACCAAGAAAAGACTTCATTGATGTCGCTAGTTGGAATGGAACAATCTCTGTTGCTGAGTATCAAAAAATTAAAAGTTACGGGGTTACGGGAGTAACCGTCAAGCTCACTGAAGGAACATCTTATACTAATCCGTATGCGCAAAGTCAAATCAACAATGCTAAAGCTGCAGGACTAAGCGTGTCCGCTTATCATTATAGCTTGTATACATCTGTCCAGACGGCTCAAGCAGAGGCAAAATATTTTGCACAAGCAGCGTCAAAATTCGGTTTGCCCAAAAATGCGATCATGTTCGATGACGCAGAAGACCCAAACTTGATTTCCAACGGACGCGATACGCAAAAAAATGCTCTGGCTTTTAATCAACAACTAAAAAATCTTGGGTATTCTAATGCTGCACTATATCTTAGTAGAGGCTGGCTAGATAGTGGGTACATCAATCCTGCTCCCTTTAATAAAGAACGTATATGGGTCGCACAATATCCTTATACTCCAACACAATCGATGCAGTGGAACAATGATTATGGCGCTTGGCAGTGGTCGTCTAAAATGTATTTCCCAGGTTTGGCTAATTATCAATCACGTCCCTTTGACATGTCGATGATTTACAGTTCTTTTTTTGGAACGCCAAATACAGGAACCGGACCTGACCTAAATAAATATTATACGACAAATCCTGGAAGAGTCATCCTCAAGAAGGATGATTGTTTTTACAATGATGTGAATTTTACCAGTCCTGGAATGACTGTTAAAGAAAATACTTTAGTTACTGTGAAAAGTATTCAAACAACCGCTAGTGGGATTCCACGCTTATTTACAGATCACGGTTATTTAACAGCAAATAAATCATATGTTGTAGCGGCTCAAAGCAATATTGATTCTTATTTTACAACGAATCCTAAAAAAGTTCGTTTGAAGACCGATGATTATTTTTATGCAGATACAGCTTTTACCCAGCGTTTGAATAAAGTCACGAAAGGTACAGTGGTGGAAGTAGAAAGCTTAGCTTACACGGACTCTGGTATTTTCCGTTTAAAAACAAAAAATGGCTATTTGACTGCGAATAAAAATTTGGTCGAACAGTATCGTGATATCTCTGATATGTACTATATGACAAATCCAGGACAAGTCATTGCTCAGACAAATGATCGTTTTTACCAAGATGTCGAGTTTACAAAACCAGGAGAATCAGTCTCAGCTGGTACGGTCATCAAAGTAACGGGAATTGAAAAAACAAAGAGTGGAATACCTCGATTAAAAACAAATAAAGGCTTTTATACAGCAAATAGAGACTACGTGATCGCAACTGTAGCATCAATTGATAATTACTATACGAAAAACCCTGTTCGAATCGTCATGAAAGCCAATGATACTTACTATCGAGACACAGACTTTCTCCATAAAGGAAAAGCAGTGACGAAAGGATCGCTTGTATCTGTTACAGGTGTCGTATACCGTGAAGGTCAAGTACCGCGATTGCTTACGCCCGATGGCTATTTGACGGCTAATAAAGAGTATGTGCAAGAAGTGCCAGATAATATCTCAAACTATTATTATAGTAATCCAGGATATGTGGTCATGAAGACAAATGATACGTATTATCATGATGTCAATTTCAGTCAAAAAGGGGAGGCAGTCTCTAAAAATGAATTGATTGAAGTCCAAAATGTGGTATTTACAAGTGGTGGAATCCCACGGTTAAAAACGGCAAAAGGCTATTTGACAGCAAATAGAGGTTATGTAACACAATTAGTGAGTGACAGTGATAATTACTTTATCGAAAATCCAAGAAAAATTGTTATGTTGAGGGATGATCGCTATTATTCTGACATAGACTTTAAACAACCAAGTACCGCAATTGCGAAAGGTACGGTGATCGATGTCTTAGGTATCGAGTATACAGCTGGTGGAATCCCACGATTAAAAACCAATAAGGGATATGTTACAGCTAATAAAGGGTATGTTACAGCTGCTGCGAATGCAAATGATAATTATTTTGTGACGAATCCTAAAAGAGTTCAACTGTTGATGAATGATTACTACTATAAAGATCTCAGTTTTACGCAAAAAGGAGCTGCAATTAGCAAAGGAACGATCGTAGAGATCCAATCAATCGAATATACCCCATCAGGACTTCCACGATTAAAAACAGCTGATGGTTATGTGACTGCAAATAAAAAGTATGTTCAAAAAGTAAACTAA
- a CDS encoding sugar transferase, with translation MNKNGEWSAARRIFIILMDVLMYNVAIYSSFLLKFHGEIPMRNFETFQHSAIFISVIFIALNILLGVYVFYNRTVSDIVFVTVIGQVLMTLGIMVVTFAGRWFAFPRGVILLSFVLATILLSLYRILIYKLYLKVSRDKKVVIVGSEKDVAPAIQNFSSKKNNKHKVEAVVIDHYYENVKKMIDQMDIVYLASHIEEAEKVKIYQLVTKNEKKLFLNTTFENLTMINPNIMNFEDESIIEASGFRIPPEYELFKRLFDIIVSLILLIIASPFMLLTAILVKVTSPGPVIYKQIRITKNQKEFSIYKFRSMTATAEAKSGPVLAKSNDARVTPVGKFIRAVRFDELPQIFNVLKGDMSIVGPRPERPFFVDQFNAENPYYYLRHNVRAGITGYAQVYGKYVSDYNSKLRFDLLYIKKYSLLLDLKILLQTIKILFDKMSSQGLEEDENVHSLAEIAFPKEKIFR, from the coding sequence GGGAATGGAGTGCTGCAAGACGAATATTCATTATTTTAATGGATGTTTTGATGTACAATGTAGCCATATATAGCAGTTTCTTACTGAAATTTCATGGGGAAATACCCATGCGGAATTTTGAAACTTTTCAACATTCAGCAATCTTTATTTCTGTTATATTTATTGCCTTGAATATCTTATTGGGCGTATATGTTTTTTATAATCGAACGGTCAGCGATATCGTGTTTGTCACGGTTATTGGTCAAGTCTTAATGACATTGGGGATCATGGTCGTCACCTTTGCTGGACGCTGGTTTGCTTTCCCACGAGGCGTAATTTTACTGTCATTTGTGCTAGCGACCATTTTATTGAGTCTTTACAGAATATTAATCTATAAGTTGTACTTGAAAGTCAGTCGTGATAAGAAAGTCGTGATCGTTGGATCAGAAAAAGATGTGGCACCGGCCATACAAAATTTCAGTTCTAAAAAAAATAATAAGCATAAAGTAGAAGCGGTTGTCATCGATCACTACTATGAAAATGTGAAAAAAATGATTGATCAAATGGATATCGTCTATCTGGCTTCACATATTGAAGAAGCAGAAAAAGTAAAAATCTATCAACTAGTGACAAAAAATGAGAAGAAATTATTTCTCAATACGACATTTGAAAACTTAACGATGATCAATCCAAACATCATGAACTTTGAAGATGAAAGTATTATTGAAGCTTCAGGATTCAGAATTCCACCAGAATATGAATTATTCAAGCGGTTGTTTGATATTATCGTTTCGTTGATTTTACTGATCATAGCCTCACCTTTCATGTTATTAACTGCTATTTTAGTAAAAGTTACTTCACCGGGTCCGGTTATTTATAAACAAATTCGGATCACTAAAAATCAAAAAGAATTTTCAATCTATAAATTTCGCTCGATGACTGCGACTGCAGAAGCCAAATCAGGACCTGTTTTGGCTAAGAGCAACGATGCTCGTGTCACTCCAGTGGGTAAATTTATCCGAGCAGTTCGTTTTGATGAATTACCACAAATCTTTAATGTATTAAAGGGAGACATGTCGATCGTTGGTCCTCGACCAGAACGTCCTTTCTTTGTTGATCAATTCAATGCGGAAAATCCTTATTACTATTTGAGACACAATGTACGTGCTGGGATAACGGGTTATGCGCAAGTTTATGGGAAATACGTATCAGATTACAACAGTAAATTACGGTTTGATTTACTTTACATCAAGAAATATTCTTTATTGCTCGATTTAAAAATATTATTACAAACCATTAAAATTCTTTTTGATAAGATGTCTTCTCAAGGCTTGGAAGAAGATGAGAATGTTCATTCATTGGCAGAGATTGCTTTTCCAAAAGAGAAAATCTTTCGCTAG